A window of the Lysinibacillus irui genome harbors these coding sequences:
- a CDS encoding ketoacyl-ACP synthase III — protein MSVSKARITAIGSYVPERRLTNYDLEKLVETNDEWIVKRTGIKERRITNEEEFTSDLSYKAVRNLMERYDKSVDDVDMIIVCTLTPDFKTPSVSSLVQAKLGIKNSGTIDLNAACAGFTYGLHVANGLITSGLHKKILVIGAETLSKVTDYEDRSTCILFGDGGGAVLVEFDEKKPSFLSSHLGSEGEKGKSLYCSNLSNRMFEEDLINSDKIVQNGREVYKWAVTTVPKGMQTVMKNASIPLSDVDWFVPHSANLRMIESICEKADFPIEKTLYSLVDYGNTSSATIPLSLDKGILEGKIKNGNKMLLYGFGGGLAYAGLLINWNI, from the coding sequence ATGTCCGTATCTAAAGCTCGTATTACTGCCATAGGTTCATATGTACCTGAAAGAAGGTTAACAAATTACGATTTAGAAAAATTAGTTGAAACAAACGATGAATGGATTGTTAAACGTACTGGTATTAAAGAACGAAGAATAACAAATGAAGAAGAATTTACAAGTGATTTAAGTTATAAAGCCGTAAGAAATTTAATGGAACGATACGATAAATCAGTAGATGACGTCGATATGATTATCGTCTGTACATTAACTCCTGATTTCAAAACTCCAAGCGTGTCTTCATTAGTCCAAGCAAAGCTAGGTATTAAAAATTCTGGAACTATTGATTTAAACGCTGCTTGTGCAGGGTTTACTTATGGATTGCATGTAGCAAATGGATTAATTACTTCTGGTTTACACAAGAAAATTCTTGTTATTGGAGCAGAAACTCTATCTAAAGTTACTGATTATGAGGATAGATCTACCTGTATTTTATTTGGAGATGGTGGAGGAGCAGTACTTGTAGAGTTCGACGAAAAAAAACCAAGTTTTCTATCCTCACATTTGGGTTCAGAGGGGGAAAAAGGAAAAAGCTTATATTGTTCCAATTTATCAAATCGTATGTTTGAAGAGGATTTAATTAATAGTGATAAAATCGTTCAAAATGGACGCGAGGTTTACAAATGGGCTGTTACTACTGTTCCTAAAGGTATGCAAACTGTTATGAAAAATGCATCTATCCCTTTAAGTGATGTTGATTGGTTTGTACCTCATAGTGCAAATTTAAGAATGATTGAATCAATATGTGAAAAAGCTGATTTCCCGATAGAAAAAACATTATATAGCTTAGTTGATTACGGTAATACTTCGTCGGCTACAATCCCATTATCACTAGATAAGGGTATACTTGAAGGGAAAATCAAAAATGGTAACAAGATGTTATTGTATGGCTTCGGTGGTGGTTTGGCATATGCTGGATTATTAATTAATTGGAATATATGA
- a CDS encoding DUF5412 family protein: MDRKYDLWSFILCLILLGLSFQALYASYNRTWQLAPDALTLWLLSIVVFIIGIIGFKDKSSKRTRWRSWLTVLIIIPLSIAFLLGVAVNTIAREHIETTQSPDNKTKIDFYTLNGGAATSISVTGIINGPLWFKKRIYHENRIHKVDVEWKNSHIVIINNNTLDLDKGETFSN; this comes from the coding sequence TTGGATAGAAAATATGATTTATGGTCATTCATTTTATGTTTGATATTATTAGGACTTTCTTTTCAAGCGCTTTATGCATCATATAACCGAACTTGGCAATTGGCACCAGATGCTTTGACACTTTGGTTACTTTCCATTGTCGTTTTTATTATAGGTATTATAGGATTTAAAGATAAAAGTAGTAAACGAACAAGATGGAGAAGCTGGTTAACGGTGCTAATTATAATACCCCTGTCGATAGCATTTTTACTAGGAGTGGCAGTAAATACAATTGCGAGAGAGCATATTGAAACAACACAATCACCTGATAATAAAACTAAAATAGACTTTTACACATTGAACGGTGGAGCAGCTACCTCAATTAGTGTTACAGGAATTATAAATGGACCTCTTTGGTTTAAAAAAAGGATTTATCATGAAAACCGTATACACAAGGTAGATGTGGAGTGGAAGAATAGCCATATTGTTATAATTAATAATAACACTTTGGATTTGGACAAAGGAGAAACTTTTTCGAATTAA
- a CDS encoding DUF4177 domain-containing protein, with translation MYKYMYVEAKVSGLFIMESHRELIDKYSKEGWRFVAAIPKSSGSYGQIKANDLVFEKYEEEQ, from the coding sequence ATGTATAAATATATGTATGTAGAAGCAAAGGTTTCTGGTTTATTTATAATGGAGAGTCATAGGGAATTAATCGATAAGTATAGTAAAGAAGGCTGGAGATTTGTTGCTGCTATTCCTAAAAGTAGTGGGTCATATGGTCAAATTAAAGCAAACGATTTGGTTTTTGAAAAATATGAAGAGGAACAATAG
- a CDS encoding AAA family ATPase gives MFFVQMSGFPGSGKFTLSRQIAERTGAVIIDHDIVKSALLQSTEEIQIESKLTGKISYNIDWSLIEFYLSQGQNVVFDSPCLYQEMVDRGIAMSKKYNVKYKYIECYLDDFQEINFRLKNRERMISQISEVTSEENFKYTLVNSKRPADYQCLVVNTGEPIDSYINDVVNYIKK, from the coding sequence ATGTTTTTTGTTCAAATGTCTGGCTTTCCTGGGTCTGGAAAGTTTACACTTTCTCGTCAAATTGCTGAGCGTACAGGAGCAGTCATAATAGACCACGATATTGTAAAATCTGCTTTATTACAGTCAACAGAAGAAATTCAAATCGAATCAAAATTAACTGGTAAGATTTCATATAATATTGATTGGTCTTTAATTGAATTTTACTTATCACAAGGACAAAATGTAGTATTTGATAGCCCTTGCCTTTATCAAGAAATGGTAGATCGAGGAATTGCTATGTCTAAAAAATATAATGTGAAGTACAAATATATTGAGTGCTACCTTGATGATTTTCAAGAGATTAATTTTAGATTGAAAAATCGAGAAAGAATGATAAGTCAAATAAGTGAGGTAACTTCCGAAGAGAATTTTAAATATACATTAGTCAATAGTAAAAGACCCGCTGATTATCAGTGCTTGGTTGTAAATACTGGCGAACCTATCGATAGTTATATTAATGACGTTGTAAATTACATAAAGAAATGA
- a CDS encoding NUDIX hydrolase, with amino-acid sequence MEKWDLYDKHRNKIAKQITRGDDMASDEFHLVVHVCIFNSKGEMLIQQRQPFKKGWSNLWDITCGGSAIAGDTSQQAASRELLEELGIHYNFEKMRPQFTINFERGFDDYYLIDYDFNLNELTLQTEEVQAVKWASKEEILKLIELKKFIPYYESIIAFLFEGRHQYGSIRL; translated from the coding sequence ATGGAAAAGTGGGATTTATATGATAAACATCGCAATAAAATAGCGAAACAAATAACTCGTGGAGATGACATGGCATCAGACGAGTTTCATTTAGTAGTACACGTTTGTATATTTAATTCAAAGGGAGAAATGCTTATTCAGCAGCGTCAGCCTTTTAAGAAAGGATGGTCGAATCTTTGGGATATTACTTGTGGTGGTAGTGCTATTGCAGGCGACACAAGTCAGCAAGCTGCTTCAAGAGAGTTATTAGAAGAGTTAGGGATACATTATAACTTTGAAAAAATGCGTCCACAATTTACTATTAATTTTGAACGTGGATTTGATGATTATTATCTCATTGATTATGATTTTAATTTGAATGAATTGACGTTACAAACAGAAGAGGTACAAGCAGTGAAGTGGGCTTCTAAAGAGGAAATTTTAAAGCTAATCGAACTAAAAAAATTTATACCTTATTATGAAAGTATAATTGCGTTTCTTTTTGAAGGACGACATCAATATGGCTCTATTCGTCTTTAA
- a CDS encoding LysR family transcriptional regulator has translation MTIVRYEIIAKVVELGSFTETAEILNMTQSAVSHAVASLESEWGVTLLIRDRKKGITLTEIGQKILPNIREILKRVEVINQEIALMTSLETGIIRIGTFASASSCLLPKLLVKFRKKHPKIEFKFYEGTYEEITEWLGSGIIDIGFVVKGKSNPNFDLVPLIKDKMVVAYHPDHQFHFKETVEMNDLMDESFIMPTGMYQSHVEELFAEAQIKPSILFEVHDCTTIANMVQEGLGITIGPELYLKTQQNIKISKLNIENSREVALACHSIANASPAVKEFLHVAKSVFK, from the coding sequence ATGACTATTGTGCGCTACGAAATCATTGCAAAAGTAGTCGAGCTAGGAAGCTTTACAGAAACTGCTGAAATATTAAATATGACTCAATCAGCCGTGAGTCATGCAGTTGCAAGTTTAGAATCTGAATGGGGAGTTACTTTATTAATTCGAGATCGAAAAAAGGGAATAACACTTACAGAAATAGGGCAAAAAATTCTGCCGAATATTAGAGAAATATTGAAAAGAGTGGAAGTCATTAATCAAGAAATTGCACTTATGACAAGCTTGGAAACAGGTATTATTCGTATCGGCACTTTTGCGAGTGCTTCTTCTTGCTTATTGCCTAAATTACTTGTGAAATTCCGGAAAAAACATCCTAAAATAGAATTTAAATTTTACGAAGGAACCTATGAGGAAATTACAGAATGGTTGGGTTCAGGCATTATTGACATTGGATTTGTAGTAAAAGGAAAATCAAATCCAAATTTCGATTTAGTTCCTTTAATTAAAGACAAGATGGTAGTTGCTTATCACCCTGATCATCAATTCCATTTTAAAGAAACAGTAGAAATGAATGATTTAATGGATGAATCCTTTATTATGCCAACAGGGATGTACCAATCACATGTTGAGGAATTATTTGCAGAAGCGCAAATTAAACCATCTATTCTTTTTGAAGTACACGACTGTACAACCATCGCTAATATGGTACAAGAAGGACTTGGCATTACGATAGGTCCAGAATTATATTTAAAGACACAGCAAAACATAAAAATCAGCAAACTAAATATTGAAAACAGCCGTGAAGTAGCACTTGCCTGTCATTCTATTGCAAATGCTTCTCCTGCAGTTAAGGAATTTCTCCATGTGGCAAAAAGTGTTTTTAAGTGA
- a CDS encoding MFS transporter encodes MYKLKNNINQLIIILLALGAFVTGTAEFVVSGILELISFELDVSISIAGQLITIYSLSYAIGALILVILTSKLNRKKVLLYAISIFILGNLVAFFSYNFVFLMLSRVIMAMSGGLYIVVATNYAAQIAVPEKRGSAMATVITGFTVSLVLGVPIGTFLAGHFDWHYIFLIIAFGTFFLLIGLYKLLPYIEGNQPLPFKQQVQIIKDKRVVTGLMTTIFWILGYTMVFAYIAPLLSHTAGFSIEMTSIALFILGTFAFIGSRFGGYAVDRWGPNRTISLSLCVHIISLFVLTFTQYRAVGVFVTLAFWGIATWTTTPAKQFYLISLKPQSSETVLSFNTALMNVGMMLGSVLGGIIIQYTNIENLSWIGGLFVILAFIFIRCSFYLNKKIMKHHRL; translated from the coding sequence ATGTACAAATTGAAAAATAATATAAATCAACTAATCATCATACTTTTAGCTTTAGGAGCTTTTGTAACAGGAACAGCAGAGTTTGTTGTTTCTGGAATTTTAGAACTGATTTCTTTTGAATTAGATGTTTCAATTTCAATAGCTGGCCAGTTGATTACGATTTATTCTTTATCTTATGCCATTGGAGCTTTGATTTTGGTCATACTAACGTCTAAATTGAACCGTAAAAAAGTGCTTTTATATGCTATCTCTATATTTATTCTAGGAAATCTAGTTGCATTTTTTAGCTATAATTTTGTCTTTCTTATGTTATCCAGAGTCATTATGGCGATGAGTGGAGGATTATACATTGTAGTTGCCACCAATTATGCTGCGCAAATTGCAGTTCCAGAAAAAAGAGGTAGTGCTATGGCAACAGTCATTACTGGTTTCACTGTTTCATTAGTACTTGGAGTGCCTATCGGTACATTTTTAGCTGGACATTTTGATTGGCACTATATTTTCTTAATCATTGCGTTTGGCACATTTTTTTTATTGATAGGACTTTACAAATTATTACCATATATAGAAGGGAACCAACCGTTGCCATTTAAACAACAGGTGCAAATTATTAAAGATAAACGAGTCGTTACAGGTTTAATGACAACGATCTTTTGGATATTAGGATATACTATGGTGTTTGCCTACATTGCTCCATTATTAAGTCATACTGCTGGCTTTTCTATTGAAATGACAAGTATCGCTTTATTTATTTTAGGCACTTTTGCTTTTATTGGTTCACGCTTTGGAGGATATGCGGTAGACAGATGGGGACCTAATCGAACAATATCATTAAGTTTATGTGTTCATATCATCTCTTTATTTGTACTAACATTTACACAGTATAGGGCAGTGGGTGTATTTGTCACACTAGCTTTTTGGGGAATAGCAACTTGGACAACGACACCAGCAAAGCAGTTTTATCTGATTTCACTAAAACCACAATCCTCTGAAACAGTTCTCAGTTTTAATACCGCCTTAATGAATGTGGGAATGATGCTGGGCTCTGTATTAGGAGGAATCATTATTCAATATACTAATATAGAAAATTTAAGCTGGATTGGTGGATTATTCGTTATACTCGCATTTATTTTTATCAGATGTTCTTTCTACCTAAATAAAAAAATTATGAAGCACCATCGACTTTAA
- a CDS encoding MBL fold metallo-hydrolase — protein sequence MIKDLWFTVHPIDINTYAISEYGHWEKVHSFLLLGNQKAILIDTGLGIDNIKRITDQLTTLPIEVITTHVHTDHIGSHGEFEKIYVHEGDKDWLVNGIKGLSIEQIRKDISRDITLPTPNTFNPHTYQPFQGEPTGLLGDGDVIELGNRNLIIYHTPGHSPGHISVFDETNGYLFTGDLLYDETPIYAFYPSTNPVDLVNSLEKVSEIPNVSMVYGSHNTLGLEPKILEEVKIAVKFLRENKLTKFGTGIHKFNGFSVQF from the coding sequence ATGATTAAAGATTTGTGGTTTACTGTGCATCCGATTGATATTAATACATATGCAATTAGTGAATATGGACATTGGGAGAAGGTACATTCATTTTTATTATTAGGTAATCAAAAAGCGATTCTAATTGATACAGGTCTTGGAATTGATAATATAAAGAGAATTACTGACCAATTGACTACTTTACCGATTGAAGTCATCACTACCCATGTCCACACTGATCATATCGGAAGTCACGGCGAATTTGAAAAAATATATGTTCATGAGGGAGATAAAGACTGGTTAGTGAATGGAATAAAAGGCTTATCAATTGAACAAATAAGAAAAGATATTAGTAGAGATATAACATTGCCTACTCCTAATACATTTAATCCTCATACATATCAACCATTTCAAGGGGAACCAACAGGGTTGTTAGGTGATGGCGACGTAATTGAATTGGGTAATAGAAATTTAATAATTTATCATACTCCTGGACATTCTCCAGGTCATATATCCGTTTTTGATGAAACAAACGGTTACTTGTTTACAGGGGATTTACTATATGATGAAACTCCTATATATGCTTTTTATCCTTCAACAAACCCTGTGGATTTAGTCAATTCCTTGGAAAAAGTTTCAGAGATACCAAACGTTTCAATGGTTTACGGTTCACATAATACTTTAGGGCTTGAACCAAAAATATTAGAAGAAGTAAAAATTGCAGTTAAGTTTTTGAGAGAAAATAAACTTACTAAATTCGGTACAGGAATCCATAAATTTAATGGTTTTAGTGTACAGTTTTAA
- a CDS encoding M1 family aminopeptidase has product MKEIFLAILKDPILVEKEEGISIRVFGFEEKKEELYQEIVDEATSALNYFEEIMGPYPFKQLDIVLDGMGMEYPGIVTAHSIYNSGLNNSKQLKTMVVHEIAHQWFYGMISNDPYKNAWLDEGFAEFATGLFMYSKSKQNETYNSIFRIDPKRELPVNLPLDQYDESNMGSYVYGKSARKLWELFKDNGELKEAEKFLKSYYLFYRYKEVDTKEFVRFVKYYFDLKDDTLFEGWLELEK; this is encoded by the coding sequence GTGAAGGAGATATTTCTAGCTATATTAAAAGATCCAATACTAGTAGAAAAAGAGGAGGGCATTTCTATTAGAGTATTTGGATTTGAAGAGAAAAAAGAGGAACTATATCAAGAAATAGTAGACGAGGCTACCTCTGCATTAAATTATTTCGAAGAAATTATGGGGCCTTATCCTTTTAAACAATTAGATATTGTATTAGATGGAATGGGTATGGAATATCCAGGAATTGTAACAGCTCATTCGATTTATAATAGTGGTCTTAACAATTCCAAGCAACTTAAAACTATGGTAGTTCATGAGATTGCTCATCAATGGTTTTATGGGATGATTAGCAATGATCCTTATAAAAATGCATGGTTAGATGAAGGCTTTGCAGAATTTGCTACTGGTCTATTTATGTATTCGAAATCGAAACAAAATGAAACTTATAATTCGATTTTCAGAATTGACCCAAAACGAGAACTTCCAGTAAATTTACCTCTTGATCAATACGATGAATCCAATATGGGTTCATATGTTTATGGAAAATCTGCCAGAAAGTTATGGGAATTATTTAAAGATAATGGAGAGCTTAAAGAAGCTGAAAAATTTTTAAAAAGCTATTATCTTTTTTATAGATATAAAGAAGTTGATACTAAAGAGTTTGTGAGATTCGTAAAATACTATTTTGATTTAAAAGATGATACCCTATTTGAGGGTTGGTTAGAACTAGAAAAATAA
- a CDS encoding gluzincin family metallopeptidase, translating to MLRRLEREVIKKKIIIIFLVLMCVFFVAWKLNKQDDNLESTVTKKVKREGFISKGLNPGNSSDYDIKLTMDNNGNFRFESTCLIKNLSNDDWEQLIFYFIPNMFTKSVSSELEHPSKVDIQNISIDGKKVNYSLDKDTLSIMLMEKLKPNQEIKVNFSYELTIPEKGIRFTKNNSNFHLAQFYPMLATYRSHKWNKEVYLDRGETYHTTFSNFKLTYDIPKEYTLVSSFDHEVFPSLNKGYLKFRM from the coding sequence TTGTTACGTAGATTGGAGAGGGAAGTTATTAAGAAGAAAATAATAATCATATTTTTAGTCTTAATGTGTGTATTTTTCGTAGCATGGAAGTTAAATAAACAAGATGATAATTTGGAATCGACGGTTACTAAAAAAGTGAAAAGAGAAGGATTTATTTCAAAAGGATTAAATCCTGGAAATTCCAGTGATTATGACATAAAACTAACAATGGATAATAACGGAAATTTCCGATTTGAATCAACCTGTTTAATCAAAAATCTATCTAACGATGATTGGGAACAATTAATTTTTTACTTTATACCTAATATGTTTACAAAAAGTGTTTCATCTGAGCTAGAACATCCCTCGAAAGTTGATATTCAAAACATTTCGATTGATGGAAAAAAGGTAAATTACTCACTAGATAAAGATACATTAAGCATAATGCTTATGGAAAAGTTGAAACCTAATCAAGAAATCAAAGTTAATTTTTCCTATGAACTAACCATTCCTGAAAAGGGCATAAGATTCACGAAAAATAATAGTAATTTTCATTTAGCTCAATTTTATCCAATGCTTGCCACATATAGAAGCCATAAATGGAACAAGGAAGTGTACCTCGATCGAGGAGAGACTTATCATACAACATTTAGCAATTTCAAATTAACGTATGACATTCCTAAAGAGTACACCTTGGTTTCTTCCTTCGACCACGAAGTATTTCCAAGTCTGAACAAAGGTTACTTGAAATTCAGAATGTGA